The bacterium genome includes a window with the following:
- a CDS encoding NFACT RNA binding domain-containing protein, whose translation MNGIFLHLLLKEVSGAIMDRYVEAILIRGRLVQIVLDRKTIIVSLYPQAPAILLGKTLSGFDKLTAFGDAILGCRIIDAVQEHFTPAVKLFLEKLSYGRTTRSEMVISLYKDATNIRLESAEMKRRLYDRFIEKPPKKSIAELNETAITQSADLMKSLSQYEGIDKNLARELNAANLPQLKAILAGASYRPRLVSVLPLKISLFASDFINEYGDLNELLNDWCKKFLAAQAETDARASMAVIVKKLRKRLESLRKNAVAEKDLETLRTSGELILANLTRIKRGMVEVTLYDHYRQQDAVIALDPSKNPQENALVYFDRFKKAKRGRPIILKQINEIAKEIARLEKSSSTAVAGPVSPTADGRVTKAAVSKPGKVKPKPFREFPLPSGSIVYVGKNARSNENLTFKFARPDDYFFHARSIEGAHTILKAKTPKGQKPSKNDIGSAAAIAAYFSKAREQKKVPVSYTQKKYLKKNKKGKPGGVILMREEVIFADPGLPATTQNYLS comes from the coding sequence ATGAACGGCATTTTTCTCCACCTTTTGCTCAAAGAAGTAAGCGGCGCGATCATGGACCGGTATGTCGAGGCGATCCTGATCCGGGGTCGTCTTGTGCAGATCGTCCTGGATAGAAAAACGATCATTGTATCGCTCTACCCGCAGGCGCCGGCAATCCTGCTCGGGAAGACCTTGAGCGGTTTTGATAAGCTGACCGCGTTTGGTGATGCCATCCTGGGCTGCCGGATCATTGACGCGGTACAAGAGCATTTTACGCCGGCAGTCAAGTTGTTCCTGGAAAAGTTATCCTATGGCCGGACAACAAGATCGGAGATGGTCATCTCGCTCTACAAAGACGCCACGAATATACGCCTGGAATCGGCGGAAATGAAAAGGCGGTTGTATGACCGTTTTATTGAAAAGCCCCCTAAAAAATCCATTGCTGAGTTGAATGAAACTGCGATCACTCAAAGCGCTGACCTTATGAAATCATTAAGTCAGTACGAGGGAATCGACAAGAACCTTGCCCGGGAATTAAATGCCGCGAACTTGCCTCAGCTCAAAGCCATTCTGGCGGGCGCGTCCTATCGGCCCAGGCTTGTTTCGGTCCTGCCCCTGAAGATCAGTCTTTTCGCAAGCGATTTCATCAATGAGTACGGTGATCTGAACGAACTTCTCAATGACTGGTGCAAAAAATTCCTCGCGGCGCAAGCCGAGACCGATGCCCGGGCGAGTATGGCTGTGATCGTAAAAAAATTAAGGAAAAGATTAGAAAGCTTGAGAAAAAATGCCGTCGCTGAAAAAGACCTTGAAACCTTAAGGACCAGCGGCGAACTGATCCTTGCCAATCTAACCAGGATCAAAAGGGGGATGGTCGAGGTTACGCTTTATGATCATTACCGACAGCAAGACGCGGTGATCGCTCTGGACCCATCGAAAAATCCGCAGGAAAACGCTTTGGTTTATTTCGACAGATTCAAAAAGGCAAAGCGGGGCCGGCCGATAATCTTAAAGCAGATAAATGAGATCGCAAAGGAGATCGCCCGCCTTGAAAAGTCTTCAAGCACGGCTGTTGCGGGGCCGGTCTCCCCAACCGCAGATGGCCGGGTCACAAAGGCGGCAGTTTCAAAACCGGGCAAAGTAAAACCCAAACCCTTTCGCGAGTTCCCTTTGCCTTCGGGTTCGATCGTATATGTCGGCAAGAACGCTCGGTCCAATGAGAACCTGACTTTCAAGTTCGCGCGACCCGACGATTATTTCTTCCATGCCCGCTCCATCGAGGGTGCCCACACGATCCTGAAAGCGAAGACGCCCAAGGGGCAGAAACCTTCTAAGAACGATATTGGATCGGCCGCCGCCATCGCGGCCTATTTCAGTAAGGCGAGAGAGCAGAAAAAAGTGCCGGTTTCGTATACGCAGAAAAAATACCTCAAGAAAAATAAAAAAGGCAAACCCGGCGGCGTTATCCTGATGCGCGAAGAGGTCATTTTCGCCGATCCCGGGTTGCCGGCAACAACTCAAAATTATCTATCTTGA
- a CDS encoding right-handed parallel beta-helix repeat-containing protein: MRFLTISKTILTMVFFLTMVFLCCGNNESPEVAEIQAALESAEANGRSDTIRIPAGIYNVGTTLTYHSEEGFPLYVVGDGTGETILDGQGSAQIMYLSTIGANSDLIISNITFQNGISHLYGGGLRAETNYGYITIDTCEFVSNEAETLGGGAHAVANDGDVTISHCTFTENSCAVDGGGLNASSSNGHVDLNNSSFTNNEAVEDDAGGALLYTENGTLSMTYNTFTGNTALGDGGAGGAGGFTYLMGTGVSVTVSNNTFTNNVSTLDGAGAFTRVNGSGTVIYTDNTFSGNTAQTYNGGACQIHLNSGTLTYTGNTHSNNTSGGDGGGLAVWHGQGTMDISGNTFTGNATTYNGGGINVATDSGTANIDHNVFNGNQAGNVGGGVSAAANITGILHVFNNTFYGNIATADGGGLNLYFDQAGTSATCYNNIMWLDEPNGVAISGAVTIDVTYSDIQNGAGQPWFGTGCIEADPQFVNAGSDDFDLNSGSPCIDTGDPTTHDPDGTRADMGAFYFPQ, from the coding sequence ATGCGCTTTTTGACAATCAGTAAGACGATACTTACCATGGTATTTTTTCTGACCATGGTTTTTTTGTGCTGCGGCAATAATGAATCTCCCGAGGTGGCCGAGATCCAGGCCGCGCTTGAATCTGCCGAGGCCAACGGCAGGTCCGATACGATCCGAATACCGGCAGGTATATACAACGTCGGCACGACCCTTACCTATCATTCAGAGGAAGGATTCCCCCTGTATGTCGTCGGTGACGGGACCGGCGAGACCATCCTTGACGGACAGGGATCGGCTCAGATAATGTACCTGTCCACGATCGGTGCAAATTCAGATCTCATTATCAGTAACATCACCTTCCAGAACGGCATATCACATCTATACGGCGGTGGCCTGCGCGCCGAGACCAATTATGGCTATATCACCATCGACACCTGCGAGTTCGTGAGCAATGAAGCGGAAACGCTCGGCGGCGGGGCGCATGCGGTCGCGAACGACGGTGATGTCACGATCTCGCACTGCACCTTCACCGAGAATTCATGCGCGGTCGACGGCGGTGGTCTGAACGCGAGTTCCTCCAACGGCCACGTCGACCTGAACAACAGCTCTTTCACGAACAACGAAGCCGTAGAGGACGACGCGGGCGGAGCGCTCCTGTATACCGAAAACGGAACGTTATCCATGACCTACAACACTTTCACCGGCAACACGGCACTGGGCGACGGTGGCGCGGGCGGTGCCGGAGGATTCACTTATTTAATGGGCACCGGAGTGTCGGTCACGGTCAGCAATAACACCTTCACGAATAACGTGTCGACGCTGGACGGCGCTGGCGCCTTTACCAGGGTGAACGGCAGCGGTACGGTGATCTATACAGACAACACGTTTTCCGGAAATACGGCGCAGACTTATAACGGTGGCGCGTGCCAGATCCATCTGAACTCGGGCACGCTTACCTATACCGGCAACACGCATTCGAATAATACTTCGGGCGGGGACGGCGGCGGGCTGGCAGTATGGCACGGCCAGGGCACGATGGATATCAGCGGCAACACCTTCACCGGTAATGCCACGACCTATAACGGCGGCGGCATCAACGTGGCGACCGATAGCGGCACCGCGAACATCGACCACAATGTCTTCAACGGGAACCAAGCCGGCAATGTCGGCGGCGGTGTCTCGGCCGCGGCCAATATCACGGGCATCCTGCACGTGTTCAACAATACTTTCTACGGCAACATTGCGACCGCGGACGGCGGCGGGCTTAACCTTTATTTTGACCAGGCCGGGACAAGCGCCACCTGTTATAACAATATCATGTGGCTCGACGAACCTAACGGCGTTGCCATATCCGGCGCGGTCACAATCGATGTAACATACTCGGACATTCAGAACGGCGCGGGCCAGCCGTGGTTCGGCACCGGCTGCATTGAAGCCGATCCGCAGTTCGTCAATGCCGGTTCTGACGATTTCGATCTCAACAGCGGATCACCATGCATTGATACCGGCGACCCAACAACACATGATCCGGACGGCACCAGGGCCGACATGGGCGCGTTCTATTTTCCGCAGTGA
- a CDS encoding LptF/LptG family permease, with product MKVIYSYVQKNFLRYLLFSMLVLVFIYIIINLFDNLGKYLARSVVFKDIVIYYLYLTPSYITLLIPVAAIIGAFFIFGFMTKNREIIALKASGFDVNRLMIMIFLTGIGISIATFVFQETVGVWAQGRLFEHKSEKIDKRPVKIQEHRRNFFFYGENNWIYFIKDFDGKTSRINNAVLWNLDKGQRIVKRIDAAAGEYHDDAWIFSNAVIRDFDTAGTETIARVAVLTMPELVEKPADFLKRVRPIEEMNFIEIARFVQRKSKAGENVAKEEVELNYRFSFPLITIILLVICLPLSLVLRKGGIAIGLGISIILAFIYWGLIQSCRAYGVAGLMTPLLAAWLPNIIFGAVAVVFAAAIRR from the coding sequence ATGAAGGTGATATATTCCTATGTTCAGAAAAATTTTCTTCGTTACCTGCTGTTCTCCATGCTCGTTCTGGTCTTCATCTACATAATCATCAACCTGTTCGACAACCTGGGAAAATACCTGGCAAGAAGCGTCGTCTTCAAGGATATCGTGATCTATTACCTTTATCTTACGCCATCTTACATAACGCTCCTGATACCGGTCGCAGCGATAATCGGCGCATTTTTCATTTTCGGCTTCATGACCAAGAACCGGGAGATCATCGCCCTTAAAGCGAGCGGTTTCGACGTCAACCGCCTCATGATCATGATCTTCCTGACCGGGATCGGGATATCGATAGCCACGTTCGTGTTCCAGGAGACGGTCGGCGTGTGGGCACAAGGCCGACTCTTCGAGCATAAAAGCGAGAAGATCGATAAGAGGCCGGTCAAGATCCAGGAACACCGCCGGAATTTTTTCTTCTACGGCGAGAACAACTGGATCTATTTCATCAAGGATTTCGACGGCAAGACGAGCCGGATCAACAACGCCGTTTTATGGAACCTGGACAAAGGGCAGAGGATCGTTAAAAGGATCGACGCCGCGGCTGGCGAGTACCATGACGACGCGTGGATTTTCTCCAATGCGGTGATCAGGGATTTCGATACCGCCGGCACGGAAACGATCGCCCGGGTCGCGGTGTTGACCATGCCGGAACTGGTCGAAAAACCCGCCGATTTCCTGAAACGTGTGCGGCCGATCGAGGAGATGAACTTTATCGAGATCGCCCGGTTCGTGCAGCGAAAATCAAAGGCCGGCGAGAACGTGGCCAAGGAAGAAGTAGAACTGAACTACCGTTTTTCCTTCCCCCTGATCACGATCATCCTGCTTGTGATCTGCCTGCCTTTATCGCTGGTGCTGCGCAAGGGCGGGATCGCGATCGGTCTTGGGATCAGTATTATCCTGGCATTTATCTACTGGGGATTGATCCAGTCGTGCCGCGCTTACGGCGTGGCCGGGCTCATGACCCCGCTTTTGGCAGCGTGGCTGCCGAACATCATCTTCGGAGCTGTCGCCGTGGTTTTTGCCGCCGCGATCCGGCGGTGA